One window of Bacillota bacterium genomic DNA carries:
- a CDS encoding peptidase M28, whose translation MDETLQMLKDLTEAAGVPGFEREARQVMERYLAPLGELSRDRLGSVIARKRGTSDAPKIMLAGHLDEIGFMVQLITEDGFLRFQPLGGWWDQVLMGQRVVVKTCKGDVVGVIGSKPPHVLPPDDRKKVVEKKDMFIDIGASSKEEAMELGVRPGDPIVPYSPFTVMANGKYIMAKALDNRVGCALVIEVLKRLQGVDHPNTVYGVGTVQEEVGLRGAQTSSFAVEPDVGIALEVAIAGDVPGMKPEEAQAKLGGGPTLLLYDASLIPNVKLRDLIIDTAKEEGIPLQFDVMPGGATDAGRMHLFGRGAAAVCIGVPTRYIHTHAAVMHRDDFEAAARLVTALVKKLDQEQVAKLYE comes from the coding sequence ATGGATGAGACCTTGCAGATGCTCAAGGACCTGACCGAGGCCGCAGGCGTGCCGGGCTTCGAGCGGGAGGCGCGCCAGGTGATGGAGCGCTACCTGGCGCCTTTGGGCGAGCTGAGCCGCGACCGGCTCGGCAGCGTCATCGCCAGAAAGCGCGGCACGTCCGACGCGCCCAAGATTATGCTGGCGGGCCACCTGGACGAGATCGGCTTCATGGTGCAGCTCATCACCGAGGACGGGTTCCTGCGCTTCCAGCCCCTGGGCGGCTGGTGGGACCAGGTCCTGATGGGGCAGCGAGTCGTGGTCAAGACCTGCAAGGGCGACGTCGTGGGCGTCATCGGCTCCAAGCCGCCGCACGTGCTCCCGCCCGACGACCGCAAGAAGGTCGTGGAGAAGAAAGACATGTTCATCGACATCGGGGCCTCCAGCAAGGAGGAAGCCATGGAGCTGGGCGTGCGGCCGGGCGACCCCATCGTTCCGTACAGCCCGTTCACGGTGATGGCCAACGGCAAGTACATTATGGCCAAGGCGCTGGACAACCGGGTGGGCTGCGCGCTGGTCATTGAGGTGCTGAAGCGGCTGCAGGGCGTGGACCATCCGAATACGGTGTACGGTGTCGGCACCGTGCAGGAGGAAGTGGGCCTGCGGGGCGCGCAGACCAGCTCCTTTGCGGTGGAGCCCGACGTGGGCATCGCGCTGGAGGTGGCCATCGCCGGCGACGTGCCGGGGATGAAGCCGGAGGAAGCCCAAGCCAAGCTGGGTGGCGGGCCTACGCTGCTGCTGTACGACGCGTCGCTCATTCCCAACGTCAAGCTGCGGGACCTGATCATCGACACGGCCAAGGAGGAAGGCATCCCGCTGCAGTTCGACGTCATGCCTGGCGGCGCCACCGACGCGGGGCGCATGCACCTTTTCGGCCGGGGCGCGGCCGCCGTCTGCATCGGCGTGCCGACCCGCTACATCCACACCCATGCCGCGGTCATGCACCGCGACGACTTCGAGGCGGCGGCCCGGCTCGTCACCGCGCTGGTGAAGAAGCTGGACCAGGAGCAAGTCGCGAAGCTGTACGAGTAG
- a CDS encoding heme A synthase: MKALIWASGVGMFLVLIAGALVSQTGSGDGCGASWPLCHGRWLPDGTTASLIEYNHRVVSGITGILVLALSIVMWRNYGWRPEARLFAGLSVFFLVLQSALGAWVVLAPQPDWLLAIHFGVSLTAFAGVVLSGVLLYQLHGQGTGRDVPVSPQLRRWAWVTILVVYLVVYTGAYVRHTNSNLACLDWPLCNGRLIPADLFGPEGIQFLHRLAALGGALVVGRLFYLAAKERQRRPDIYRAAAWSLALIIAQALAGGLSVLTRLNGLAVMAHSAIITLLFGVLACICLQVMPEPALADRRAAQPAGAAGARTQA, encoded by the coding sequence TTGAAGGCCCTGATCTGGGCTTCCGGCGTCGGCATGTTTCTCGTGTTGATCGCCGGCGCGCTGGTTAGCCAGACCGGCTCGGGCGACGGATGCGGCGCGTCGTGGCCGCTTTGCCACGGGCGGTGGCTGCCCGACGGCACGACGGCGTCTCTCATCGAGTACAACCACCGGGTCGTCTCCGGCATTACGGGCATTCTGGTGCTGGCCCTTTCGATCGTCATGTGGCGGAACTACGGCTGGCGGCCCGAGGCGCGCCTGTTTGCGGGTTTGTCCGTGTTTTTCCTGGTGCTGCAGTCGGCGCTGGGCGCCTGGGTCGTGCTGGCGCCGCAGCCGGACTGGCTGCTGGCCATTCACTTCGGCGTGTCGCTGACGGCTTTCGCCGGAGTCGTGCTGAGCGGCGTCCTCCTGTACCAGCTGCACGGCCAGGGCACGGGCCGGGATGTGCCGGTGTCGCCCCAGCTGCGCCGCTGGGCCTGGGTGACCATTCTCGTCGTGTACCTGGTCGTATATACCGGTGCGTACGTGCGGCACACCAACTCCAACCTGGCGTGCCTCGACTGGCCGCTGTGCAACGGCCGCCTAATCCCGGCCGACCTTTTTGGCCCCGAAGGCATCCAGTTCCTGCACCGGCTGGCGGCGCTGGGCGGCGCGCTGGTCGTGGGACGGCTCTTCTACCTGGCCGCCAAGGAGCGGCAGCGCCGCCCCGACATTTACCGGGCGGCGGCGTGGTCGCTGGCGCTCATCATCGCCCAGGCGCTGGCCGGCGGCTTGTCGGTGCTGACGCGCCTGAACGGGCTGGCGGTCATGGCGCACAGCGCCATCATCACGCTGCTTTTCGGCGTGCTGGCGTGCATCTGCTTGCAGGTGATGCCGGAGCCGGCGCTGGCTGACCGGCGGGCGGCGCAGCCCGCCGGCGCGGCGGGTGCCCGGACGCAAGCCTGA
- a CDS encoding NADPH:quinone reductase, with protein sequence MQAVVVERHGGPEVLQLRRLPVPEPGPGEVRVKLEAIGVNYIDVYHRTGLYPLPLPFTPGMEGAGIVDALGEGVTEPKVGTRVAYAMQRGSYAEYHVVPADRVVPVPEGVSAKQAAALMLQGMTAHYLACSTFPLQPGQRALVHAAAGGVGLLLVQIAKMRGATVYGTVSTEEKARLAKEAGADEVILYTQVDFAEEIRRLTGGQGVDVVYDSVGRATFAGSLRSLKPRGMLVSYGQSSGPVEPLNIQLLNQHGSLFLTRPSLGHYAASRDELLWRAGDLFRWVREGTLKVRTDRELPLAEAAEAHRLLEGRATTGKLLLIPG encoded by the coding sequence ATGCAGGCCGTGGTGGTGGAGCGGCACGGCGGGCCGGAGGTGCTGCAGCTGCGCCGGCTGCCCGTGCCGGAGCCCGGGCCGGGCGAAGTCCGGGTGAAGCTGGAAGCCATCGGCGTCAACTACATCGACGTGTACCACCGGACCGGGCTTTACCCGTTGCCGCTGCCCTTTACGCCGGGCATGGAGGGTGCCGGCATCGTGGACGCCCTGGGGGAGGGCGTCACGGAGCCGAAGGTCGGCACGCGGGTCGCCTACGCGATGCAGCGGGGCAGTTACGCGGAGTACCACGTCGTGCCGGCGGACCGGGTCGTACCGGTTCCCGAAGGCGTGTCGGCGAAGCAGGCCGCGGCGCTGATGCTGCAAGGCATGACGGCCCATTACTTGGCCTGCAGCACGTTCCCGCTGCAACCTGGGCAGCGGGCTTTGGTGCACGCGGCGGCGGGCGGCGTGGGGCTGCTGCTGGTGCAGATCGCCAAGATGCGGGGCGCGACGGTGTACGGCACCGTGTCAACGGAGGAGAAGGCCCGGCTGGCCAAGGAAGCGGGCGCCGACGAGGTCATCTTGTACACGCAAGTGGACTTTGCGGAGGAGATCCGGCGCCTGACGGGCGGCCAAGGGGTGGACGTGGTCTACGACTCGGTCGGTCGCGCCACGTTCGCCGGCAGCCTGCGCTCGCTCAAGCCGCGGGGCATGCTGGTGTCATACGGCCAGTCCAGCGGGCCCGTGGAACCGCTCAATATCCAGCTGCTCAACCAGCACGGCTCGCTGTTCCTGACCCGCCCGTCGCTTGGACATTACGCGGCGAGCCGCGACGAGCTCTTGTGGCGGGCGGGGGACCTGTTCCGCTGGGTGCGGGAAGGAACCCTCAAGGTGCGCACTGACCGGGAGCTGCCGCTGGCGGAGGCCGCGGAAGCGCACCGGCTGCTGGAAGGGCGCGCGACGACCGGCAAGCTGCTGCTCATTCCCGGCTAA
- a CDS encoding ABC transporter substrate-binding protein gives MLGLTERSRVSVRRLGLALSLVAALVLAAAPAALAQTPKYGGVWYGSIANDPPTLDPAYAVTGVDGSLVALLYDGLVGFDTEGRVIPNLAKSWEISEDGRTYTFYLVDNAYFHNGDHFTAADVKYSFERVLHPATLSPRTWVLDRIAGAKEFMAGEADEVTGIRIIDDYTIEITLEQPFAPFLTMLGMPAAHIVNRRVIESYADPRTEYAFNPVGTGPFMLARYNPGDRIIFAANERYHQGRPYLDGIQYRIINDAATRIAEFEAGNLHATALTTDALIRFQRDPRYRDYILTTNDLTLYFIGLNATRPPFDDYRVRQAVSWAVDRELLAETVVQYTRIPAQGPIPPGLDGYRPDLVGYGYDPAKARQLLAEAGYPNGLTFEVHIANADVNVQLFEPIQLMMAEAGIHMEIVLRDLPSILQDTTRNALDAFYASWLADYPDAENFLYPLFHSDNFGAGGNRTSFSHPEVDRLIELAQAETDRDRRIQLYHQIEDLILEQAPRVFLFYGQSWVAIRPEVRGYELYRIFNANKMTKVWLDQ, from the coding sequence ATGTTGGGACTTACGGAAAGGAGTCGGGTAAGCGTGAGACGGCTGGGCCTTGCGTTGTCGTTGGTGGCCGCGCTGGTGCTGGCGGCGGCGCCGGCCGCGCTGGCGCAGACGCCGAAGTACGGCGGCGTTTGGTACGGCTCCATCGCCAATGATCCGCCGACCCTCGACCCTGCTTACGCGGTTACGGGCGTAGACGGATCGCTGGTGGCGCTGCTGTATGACGGCTTGGTCGGGTTCGACACCGAGGGACGGGTCATCCCCAACTTGGCCAAGAGCTGGGAAATCAGCGAAGACGGCCGGACGTACACGTTCTATCTCGTCGACAACGCCTATTTCCACAACGGCGACCACTTCACCGCGGCCGACGTAAAGTACTCGTTCGAGCGAGTGCTGCACCCTGCGACCCTTTCGCCGCGCACGTGGGTGCTGGACCGCATCGCCGGCGCCAAGGAGTTCATGGCGGGCGAGGCGGACGAGGTAACCGGCATCCGCATCATCGACGACTACACCATCGAAATTACGCTCGAGCAGCCGTTCGCGCCGTTCCTGACCATGCTGGGCATGCCGGCGGCCCACATCGTCAACCGCCGCGTCATCGAGTCATACGCGGATCCGCGCACCGAGTACGCGTTCAACCCGGTCGGCACGGGCCCGTTCATGCTGGCTCGCTACAACCCCGGCGACCGCATCATTTTCGCGGCCAACGAGCGGTACCACCAGGGCCGGCCGTACCTGGACGGCATCCAGTACCGCATCATCAACGACGCGGCGACGCGGATCGCGGAGTTTGAAGCCGGCAACCTGCACGCGACGGCGCTGACCACCGACGCGCTGATCCGTTTCCAGCGCGACCCGCGCTATCGCGACTACATCCTGACGACCAACGACCTCACCCTGTACTTCATCGGCCTCAACGCGACGCGGCCGCCCTTCGACGACTACCGCGTGCGCCAGGCCGTCAGCTGGGCCGTGGACCGCGAGCTGCTCGCGGAAACCGTCGTGCAGTACACGCGCATTCCGGCGCAAGGCCCCATCCCGCCGGGCCTCGACGGCTACCGCCCTGATCTGGTGGGCTACGGGTACGATCCGGCCAAGGCGCGGCAGCTGCTGGCCGAAGCCGGGTATCCGAACGGGCTCACCTTCGAGGTGCACATCGCCAACGCCGACGTGAACGTGCAGCTGTTCGAGCCCATTCAGCTGATGATGGCCGAGGCGGGCATCCACATGGAGATCGTGCTGCGCGATCTCCCCTCCATTTTGCAGGACACGACTCGCAACGCCCTAGACGCGTTCTACGCCTCGTGGCTGGCGGACTATCCGGACGCGGAGAACTTCCTGTATCCGCTGTTCCACAGCGACAACTTCGGCGCGGGCGGCAACCGGACCAGCTTCAGCCATCCTGAAGTCGACCGGCTGATTGAGCTGGCCCAGGCGGAGACCGACCGCGACAGGCGCATCCAGCTGTATCACCAGATCGAAGACCTGATCTTGGAGCAGGCGCCGCGCGTCTTCTTGTTCTACGGGCAGTCGTGGGTCGCGATCCGGCCCGAGGTGCGGGGCTACGAGCTGTATCGGATCTTTAACGCCAACAAGATGACGAAGGTCTGGCTCGACCAGTAA
- a CDS encoding ABC transporter permease yields the protein MSERVFAAGAEAVAEREYRSQSPAVLAWKRLRKDRVSLFGLGLVVLLVLVAVFAPWIAPYDPINDYNLRNRLQPPSKDHWLGTDSSGRDVFSRIVYGARLSLGVGLTSRIVTLILGVGLGALAGYFAGTWIDLLIMRLAEIVDALPSLFVAIGVAVALGPGLYTIFIALGLVGWADMARLIRGQVLQYRNQEFVEAARAMGSSNARILFRHILPQVTAPIIITLTMGVAGAIMAETTLSFLGLGAQPPAPSWGSMMNYARAHIYQAPHLVFAPGLAIFITVYAFNLLGDGLRDALDPKAK from the coding sequence ATGTCCGAACGAGTCTTCGCGGCGGGCGCGGAGGCGGTCGCCGAGAGAGAATATCGCAGCCAGAGCCCGGCCGTACTGGCGTGGAAGCGGCTGCGCAAAGACCGCGTCTCCCTGTTCGGCCTGGGGCTCGTGGTCTTGCTGGTGCTGGTGGCCGTCTTCGCGCCGTGGATTGCGCCGTACGATCCGATCAACGACTACAACCTGCGCAACAGGCTGCAGCCGCCGAGCAAAGACCATTGGCTGGGCACCGACTCCTCCGGGCGCGACGTGTTTAGCCGCATCGTCTACGGCGCCCGCCTTTCCCTGGGCGTCGGCCTGACATCCCGCATCGTGACGCTCATCCTGGGCGTCGGCCTGGGGGCGCTGGCCGGATACTTCGCCGGCACGTGGATTGACCTGCTCATCATGCGGCTGGCGGAGATCGTGGACGCCTTGCCGAGCCTGTTCGTGGCCATCGGCGTGGCGGTGGCGCTGGGGCCGGGGCTGTATACAATCTTTATCGCGCTGGGCCTGGTCGGCTGGGCGGACATGGCGCGGCTGATCCGCGGGCAAGTGCTGCAGTACCGCAACCAGGAGTTCGTAGAGGCCGCCCGCGCCATGGGCAGCTCCAACGCTCGCATCTTGTTCCGCCACATCTTGCCCCAGGTGACGGCGCCCATCATCATCACGCTGACCATGGGCGTGGCGGGCGCCATTATGGCCGAGACGACGCTGTCGTTCCTGGGCCTGGGGGCGCAGCCGCCGGCGCCGTCGTGGGGCTCCATGATGAACTACGCGCGGGCTCACATTTACCAGGCGCCGCACCTGGTGTTCGCGCCGGGTCTGGCCATCTTCATCACTGTGTACGCGTTCAACTTGCTGGGCGACGGCCTGCGGGACGCGCTGGACCCGAAGGCCAAGTGA
- a CDS encoding tRNA-binding protein — protein MSHQTTGTGTAASAAPGTATWQDFLKIDMRVGRVLEVQDFPEARKPAYKLTIDFGPLGIKRSSAQITDKYKKEDLVGRLVVAVVNFPPKQIATFVSEVLVLGAMAEDGVVLLAPDTEVPVGTKIA, from the coding sequence ATGAGCCACCAGACCACGGGAACCGGCACGGCGGCCAGCGCGGCGCCGGGCACCGCCACCTGGCAAGATTTTCTTAAGATCGACATGCGGGTAGGGCGCGTTCTCGAGGTCCAGGACTTTCCCGAAGCGCGCAAGCCCGCCTACAAGCTGACCATCGACTTCGGCCCGTTGGGGATCAAGCGTTCCAGCGCCCAGATTACCGACAAGTACAAGAAGGAGGACCTGGTGGGCCGGCTGGTGGTGGCTGTCGTCAACTTTCCGCCCAAGCAGATTGCGACGTTTGTGTCGGAAGTGCTGGTGCTGGGCGCGATGGCCGAAGACGGCGTCGTGCTGCTGGCGCCCGACACGGAAGTGCCCGTGGGGACGAAAATCGCGTGA